In Stomoxys calcitrans chromosome 2, idStoCalc2.1, whole genome shotgun sequence, the following proteins share a genomic window:
- the LOC131994634 gene encoding aminopeptidase N-like: protein MLSSHGFAIVAIVALVLATGYVESYTRVMPPNFREIEETLPRADINYRLPNDTVPQHYDIVLNTRVDEGVRDFSGTVTIDLTVLVETNSIVLHARQLTFESATIQSSTGQSEALTFNYEPQREFLTLSRTVPFAKDTKWKLTVVYSGLLRSDNGGFYLTTYLDAQGRQSCVVLRVVSC from the exons ATGCTTAGTTCTCACGGTTTTGCTATAGTGGCCATTGTTGCCCTTGTCCTGGCCACAGGATATGTGGAATCGTACACTCGTGTTATGCCTCCTAATTTTCGAGAAATTGAGGAAACTCTACCGCGAGCTGATATCAACTATCGTTTACCCAATGACACGGTGCCTCAACATTATGACATTGTCCTGAACACCAGAGTGGATGAGGGCGTACGTGATTTTTCGGGCACTGTTACCATTGATTTGACAGTTTTAGTGGAAACAAACTCCATCGTTTTGCATGCTCGCCAATTGACTTTTGAATCGGCTACGATCCAAAGTTCCACTGGGCAATCGGAGGCATTAACCTTCAACTACGAACCGCAACGCGAATTTCTAACTTTGAGTCGAACAGTGCCATTTGCCAAGGATACAAAATGGaagttaacggtggtctattCTGGATTGCTGCGCAGTGATAATGGTGGCTTTTATTTGACCACATATCTCGATGCTCAGGGTAGACAAAG TTGTGTAGTTCTTCGTGTAGTCTCGTGTTAA